Proteins encoded by one window of Cannabis sativa cultivar Pink pepper isolate KNU-18-1 chromosome 4, ASM2916894v1, whole genome shotgun sequence:
- the LOC115713778 gene encoding B3 domain-containing protein Os06g0112300-like codes for MTTKEKEKEIDLSRNENLASQNPFFKSVIQKAHLHNQYDMALPKDFWRQNVDENSCHYITLYVLHDQNKIWPVRLYARLRSTCPFRRAAFRKKDWQRFVDENHLKVGDVCIFELIDKNEMKFQVTINRADSEGQYYEVWD; via the exons ATGACtacaaaagagaaagaaaaagaaatagatTTATCTAGGAATGAAAACTTGGCATCCCAAAATCCATTTTTCAAGTCTGTCATACAAAAAGCACATTTACATAATCAATATGACATG GCCTTACCAAAAGATTTTTGGAGACAGAATGTGGATGAAAACTCTTGCCATTATATTACTCTATATGTTCTTCATGATCAAAACAAGATTTGGCCTGTAAGACTTTATGCACGTCTTAGAAGTACTTGCCCATTTCGAAGGGCTGCATTTCGAAAAAAGGATTGGCAGAGATTTGTTGATGAAAATCATTTGAAAGTGGGAGATGTTTGTATCTTTGAACTTATTGATAAAAATGAAATGAAGTTCCAAGTTACCATTAATCGAGCAGATTCTGAAG GACAATACTATGAAGTTTGGGACTAG